A portion of the Parachlamydia sp. AcF125 genome contains these proteins:
- a CDS encoding M3 family oligoendopeptidase, whose product MPTAMKPLWNLNTLYPKIPLSKIADNLMQSLQQLGYLLSSGNLLDSILSLQEVDAQLSNALSYASCLIAQNTHDQEAIRFNARLQEAFASFQNLNDGLNQQLAKLSKGQFRGLLKNKDLLPIQFILEERRLRALEKLPLEQEALIHDLAVDGFHGWYQLYQTQVGKMRISCTIEGEKRLLSVGQAYNQLTHADRKTRSHVFSQWTKAWDQEKEILAQILNHISGFRSKVYEKRGWNSYLKEALNLNRLSEKTLTTMWQVVTENKAPFLDYLKVKAKLLKQKKLAWHDLAAPLGKKQKKISYTEGFALIEEHFQEFSPSLGRLATQAKQQKWVEAEDRPGKSPGGFCTSFPLQKQSRIFMTYSNTLENLMTLAHELGHAYHSQAVFDLPPLAQSYPMSLAETASTFAEQILSDALLKKAYKPAEKLFLLDQRLQRSSIFFLNIHSRFLFESELYIKRKHSTLSAEELCELMQKAQQTAFCDSLSEYHPYFWAEKLHFYLTELPFYNFPYAFGYLFSMGIYAMGRSSPKNFAKRYHSLLQDTGRMSCEEVAKKHLDVDLTTPDFWQSAIQLAIEDVSLFAQAAKQSS is encoded by the coding sequence ATGCCCACCGCAATGAAGCCCCTTTGGAATTTAAACACCCTCTATCCCAAAATACCTCTTTCAAAAATTGCTGATAATCTCATGCAAAGTCTTCAGCAATTAGGATATCTCCTTTCGTCTGGCAATCTTTTAGATTCTATTTTATCTTTGCAAGAGGTAGACGCTCAGCTTTCCAATGCCTTGTCCTATGCTAGTTGTCTGATTGCCCAAAATACCCACGATCAGGAGGCCATCCGTTTTAATGCAAGGCTGCAAGAGGCATTTGCAAGCTTCCAAAACCTCAACGATGGGCTTAATCAACAATTAGCGAAATTATCAAAAGGCCAATTCCGAGGCCTGCTAAAAAATAAAGATCTGCTACCCATTCAATTTATTTTAGAGGAAAGGCGCCTAAGAGCTTTAGAAAAACTCCCTCTAGAGCAAGAAGCTTTAATTCACGACCTTGCTGTAGATGGGTTTCATGGCTGGTATCAGCTTTACCAAACACAGGTAGGAAAAATGCGGATTTCTTGCACCATTGAGGGGGAAAAACGGCTTCTATCAGTGGGGCAAGCTTACAATCAACTGACCCATGCCGACCGCAAAACGCGTAGCCATGTTTTTTCGCAATGGACTAAAGCATGGGATCAAGAAAAAGAGATTTTAGCGCAAATTCTCAATCATATCTCAGGTTTTCGCTCCAAAGTCTATGAAAAAAGAGGGTGGAATTCCTATCTTAAAGAAGCCCTAAACCTTAATCGCTTAAGTGAAAAAACACTGACGACCATGTGGCAAGTGGTAACCGAAAATAAAGCTCCCTTTTTAGATTACCTGAAGGTCAAAGCAAAACTTCTCAAGCAAAAAAAGCTAGCGTGGCATGACCTCGCAGCTCCTTTAGGCAAAAAACAGAAAAAGATTTCTTATACGGAGGGATTTGCTCTCATTGAAGAGCATTTTCAAGAGTTTAGTCCCTCTTTGGGGCGTCTTGCAACACAGGCGAAGCAACAAAAATGGGTAGAAGCTGAAGATCGCCCAGGCAAAAGCCCGGGAGGATTTTGCACCTCTTTCCCGCTGCAAAAGCAAAGTCGCATTTTCATGACGTATTCAAATACGCTGGAAAACTTAATGACTTTAGCCCATGAATTGGGACATGCATACCATAGCCAAGCTGTATTTGATCTACCCCCTCTTGCTCAAAGTTACCCTATGAGCCTGGCAGAAACAGCCTCCACTTTTGCCGAACAAATTTTATCGGATGCCTTACTTAAAAAAGCTTATAAGCCTGCTGAAAAACTTTTTCTGCTCGACCAAAGGCTTCAACGAAGCAGCATTTTTTTCCTGAATATTCATAGCCGCTTCTTATTTGAATCAGAATTATATATTAAAAGAAAGCATTCAACCCTCTCTGCTGAAGAGCTTTGCGAACTGATGCAAAAGGCCCAGCAAACTGCCTTTTGCGACTCCTTAAGCGAATACCACCCCTATTTTTGGGCTGAAAAATTGCATTTCTATTTGACCGAACTCCCGTTTTACAATTTTCCCTACGCCTTTGGCTATCTCTTTAGCATGGGCATTTATGCCATGGGACGCTCGTCCCCCAAAAACTTTGCTAAGCGCTACCACAGCTTATTGCAAGATACGGGGCGAATGAGTTGTGAAGAAGTCGCCAAAAAGCATTTGGATGTCGATTTAACTACCCCCGACTTTTGGCAAAGTGCGATACAATTAGCCATAGAGGATGTCTCCCTATTTGCACAAGCTGCCAAGCAAAGTTCTTAA
- the fumC gene encoding class II fumarate hydratase → MGHRIETDSMGEMRVPQEAYYGAQTARSLIYFNIGHEITPPCVIRALAIVKKASAFTNVELGKLPAKKGRWIIQAADEVITGKLHLHFPLRIWQTGSGTQTNMNMNEVIANRAIELAGGVIGSKKPIHPNDDVNMSQSSNDAYPTAMHIAAVEEITHRLLPAVHYMRDALEKKRETFQDIIKIGRTHLMDATPLSLAQEFSGYVAQLDDNLTNIKATLPALYRLALGGTAVGTGLNTHPKFAELVAKKIAEETKLPFVSAPNKFASLASHDPLVFASGALKTLGATLYKIANDIRWLASGPRCGLQEISLPENEPGSSIMPGKVNPTQCEAMTMVAIQVMAYDHAITMAGAMGNFELNVYKPLIIYNFVNAVHLISDCCRSFTQYLIEGLKPNKDRIKELLDRSLMLVTALTPKIGYDKAAQAAHKAYVENTTLREACLALGFVTAAEFDQIVDPAKMIAPHG, encoded by the coding sequence ATGGGACATCGCATCGAAACGGATAGCATGGGTGAAATGAGAGTTCCCCAGGAAGCTTATTACGGGGCTCAAACAGCTCGCTCTTTGATTTATTTTAATATTGGACATGAAATAACGCCCCCATGTGTCATTCGAGCCTTAGCAATTGTTAAAAAAGCCTCTGCTTTCACTAACGTGGAACTAGGAAAGCTGCCTGCTAAAAAAGGCAGATGGATTATTCAAGCTGCTGATGAAGTGATAACAGGAAAGCTGCATCTCCATTTCCCTCTCCGTATTTGGCAGACTGGCAGCGGAACCCAAACTAACATGAATATGAATGAGGTGATTGCGAACCGAGCGATCGAACTAGCGGGAGGCGTGATAGGCAGCAAAAAACCGATCCATCCAAATGATGATGTGAATATGAGTCAATCTTCCAACGACGCCTATCCCACCGCCATGCATATTGCTGCAGTTGAGGAGATCACTCATCGTTTATTGCCTGCCGTCCACTACATGCGCGACGCCTTAGAGAAAAAAAGGGAAACTTTTCAAGATATTATCAAAATTGGGCGCACCCATTTAATGGATGCCACCCCCTTATCCTTAGCCCAAGAGTTCTCTGGATATGTGGCCCAGCTAGACGATAATCTTACCAATATAAAAGCAACTTTGCCCGCCCTTTATCGCCTAGCTTTAGGTGGAACGGCGGTAGGGACGGGGTTAAATACTCATCCAAAATTTGCCGAACTAGTGGCAAAAAAAATTGCAGAGGAAACGAAATTACCCTTTGTTTCAGCGCCTAATAAATTTGCTTCACTAGCTTCTCACGATCCCCTCGTATTTGCAAGCGGAGCGCTTAAAACATTGGGCGCTACTCTTTATAAAATTGCCAATGATATCCGGTGGTTGGCTTCAGGACCACGCTGTGGCTTGCAAGAGATCTCCTTGCCAGAAAATGAGCCAGGCTCTTCTATTATGCCAGGAAAAGTCAATCCCACCCAGTGTGAAGCGATGACAATGGTGGCAATTCAAGTGATGGCCTATGACCACGCCATTACGATGGCTGGAGCCATGGGAAATTTTGAACTGAACGTCTATAAGCCCCTCATTATTTATAATTTTGTGAACGCTGTGCATTTGATTTCAGATTGTTGCCGTTCATTTACCCAATATCTCATTGAGGGGCTTAAGCCCAATAAAGACCGGATCAAAGAGCTTCTCGATCGATCTTTAATGCTGGTGACCGCCTTAACGCCTAAAATTGGGTATGATAAAGCGGCGCAGGCTGCTCATAAAGCTTATGTAGAAAATACGACTTTAAGAGAAGCTTGTTTAGCTTTAGGGTTTGTGACGGCAGCAGAATTTGATCAGATAGTGGATCCTGCAAAAATGATTGCTCCCCATGGCTAA
- the murJ gene encoding murein biosynthesis integral membrane protein MurJ yields MNSKNSDSPYTLFRSAKHFFSGTLLSRISGMGRDIAMTFAFGTSPAVAAFLLAFRFAHLCRRLFGEGALHTAFIPLFEDSRARSTPEAYTFFLHLKGGLSLFLLVLLFAIMGSLGMILTFGSLSPANREIIWLTLLMMPSLFFICLFGLNSAFLNCEKHFFIPGIAPVTFNLISIVSALLLRNYLPEQAMVWLSFTVILGCACQWLITIPPIYALFERGPFCFSWKLLLPNFAVLKRLGKPLLFGMLGVAASQINNTIDVLFARYAHEEGPAYLWYAIRLQQLPLALFGISLSGALLPPLTRAIKENQPHLFFQLLRFSLEKALVLMIPLSFALLLLATCSINFIYGRGQFSNHSTYQTTLCLWGYGLGLLPMALVLILAAVFYAQKNYRIPLIASMLALGLNGFLNTILVGVWNGGAASVALATSVSAWVNLFYLLFALPKRAFSESLFPLLRPLGKITLSAFLAFSGAWVITHFLIGDTSLQALLTQTPPHFSREFSRQCFYFFSETLVFFLLLGMASWACRVHEVKSFFKAPPVSLSINSS; encoded by the coding sequence CAAGCCCTGCAGTCGCCGCTTTTTTGTTGGCCTTCCGCTTTGCCCATCTCTGTCGCCGTTTGTTTGGCGAAGGCGCTTTGCATACAGCCTTTATCCCCCTTTTTGAAGATAGTCGCGCCCGGTCAACTCCAGAAGCTTATACCTTTTTCCTCCATCTTAAAGGGGGCTTATCCCTTTTTTTGCTGGTTCTTCTCTTTGCTATTATGGGAAGCCTAGGGATGATTTTAACTTTTGGCTCTTTATCACCCGCTAACCGAGAAATTATTTGGTTAACGCTTTTAATGATGCCCAGTCTCTTTTTCATTTGTTTATTCGGGCTTAATTCTGCCTTTCTCAATTGCGAAAAACATTTTTTTATTCCAGGAATCGCTCCTGTCACCTTCAATCTTATTTCTATTGTCAGTGCCTTGCTTTTGCGAAATTATTTGCCAGAACAGGCGATGGTATGGCTTTCTTTTACCGTTATTTTAGGATGTGCCTGCCAGTGGCTTATCACCATTCCACCTATTTACGCCCTATTTGAAAGGGGGCCTTTCTGCTTTTCTTGGAAGTTGCTCCTTCCTAACTTTGCGGTTTTGAAGCGTCTGGGAAAACCTCTTCTTTTTGGCATGCTAGGAGTTGCTGCCTCACAAATTAACAACACAATCGATGTTCTCTTTGCTAGATATGCCCATGAGGAGGGTCCTGCTTATCTCTGGTATGCCATTCGCCTGCAACAGCTCCCCCTCGCCCTTTTTGGCATTTCACTTTCCGGAGCGCTTCTTCCCCCTTTAACGCGAGCCATTAAAGAAAATCAACCCCATCTTTTTTTTCAGCTCTTGCGTTTTTCCTTAGAAAAAGCTTTGGTTTTAATGATCCCCCTTTCTTTTGCACTGCTGCTATTAGCGACTTGCAGCATTAACTTTATCTACGGAAGAGGGCAATTTTCCAACCATTCGACTTACCAAACAACCTTATGCCTTTGGGGATATGGCTTAGGGCTATTACCTATGGCGCTTGTCTTAATCTTAGCAGCCGTTTTTTACGCCCAAAAGAATTATCGCATTCCCCTGATCGCTTCCATGCTTGCCCTGGGGCTAAACGGCTTTTTAAATACTATCTTGGTGGGGGTATGGAATGGGGGCGCTGCTAGTGTGGCATTGGCTACAAGCGTAAGCGCCTGGGTTAATCTCTTTTACCTTCTCTTCGCTTTGCCAAAAAGAGCTTTTTCAGAATCCCTTTTTCCTTTGCTGCGCCCTTTAGGCAAAATCACCTTGTCTGCTTTTCTTGCCTTTTCGGGAGCTTGGGTCATCACCCATTTTTTGATTGGGGATACCTCCTTACAAGCTTTATTAACCCAAACTCCCCCTCATTTCTCTCGAGAATTTTCCAGGCAATGCTTTTACTTTTTTAGCGAGACCCTTGTATTTTTTCTATTATTGGGAATGGCGAGCTGGGCCTGCCGAGTGCATGAGGTTAAAAGTTTTTTCAAAGCCCCTCCTGTCTCTTTATCGATCAATTCATCCTAA
- a CDS encoding helix-turn-helix domain-containing protein, with product MTPGSEITPEHLYIENNHPNLSPKLPRTLSSTTNSPLSLPVGMTLQELEKRLIIETLQAQHHNRTKTAEVLGISVRTLRNKLNEFNLKEEK from the coding sequence ATGACCCCAGGTTCAGAAATTACACCTGAGCATCTTTATATCGAAAACAATCATCCAAACCTTTCACCAAAATTGCCTCGGACCCTCTCTTCAACCACAAATTCCCCCTTATCTTTGCCTGTGGGAATGACCCTTCAAGAGCTCGAAAAAAGGCTGATTATTGAAACTTTACAAGCGCAGCATCATAATCGCACGAAAACCGCAGAAGTGCTTGGCATAAGTGTTAGAACGCTTCGCAACAAGCTTAATGAATTTAATCTGAAAGAGGAAAAATAG
- the rpsD gene encoding 30S ribosomal protein S4, with protein MARYTGKKNRIARRFGANIFGRLRNPLLHKPNPPGMHGARRRKKSDYGVQLEEKQKLKAIYGMLSESQLINYYKKAAKLEANTAQVLAQQLECRLDVVVHRLKFASTIFAAQQLVSHGHILVDGKKVDRRSFQVRPGMVISVREKSRGIKAIQEAQDGSMRSVPEYLSVDKENFSGQLLEYPSYELMPWPIPINLPEICDFLAHST; from the coding sequence ATGGCTCGTTATACAGGTAAAAAAAATCGGATCGCACGGCGATTTGGCGCCAATATCTTTGGCCGCTTGCGCAATCCGCTTCTACATAAACCCAATCCGCCTGGCATGCATGGCGCGAGACGTCGAAAAAAGTCCGACTACGGGGTTCAGCTAGAAGAAAAACAAAAACTCAAAGCCATTTATGGCATGTTGAGTGAAAGTCAATTAATTAATTACTATAAAAAAGCGGCAAAACTCGAAGCGAATACAGCGCAAGTTTTGGCCCAGCAGCTCGAATGCAGGCTTGACGTAGTGGTGCATCGCTTGAAGTTTGCAAGCACAATTTTTGCAGCGCAACAGCTTGTTTCTCACGGCCATATCCTAGTGGATGGCAAAAAAGTTGACCGCCGTTCTTTTCAAGTTCGACCAGGCATGGTGATCTCTGTTAGAGAAAAGTCTCGCGGCATTAAGGCTATCCAAGAAGCGCAAGATGGCAGTATGCGTTCAGTTCCAGAGTATCTTTCTGTTGATAAAGAGAATTTTTCTGGACAATTGCTCGAATATCCTAGCTATGAATTGATGCCATGGCCTATTCCTATCAATCTTCCTGAAATTTGTGATTTCTTGGCCCACTCAACTTAA
- a CDS encoding ATP-binding protein → MQAESTNTQTILSNPLHEVEKASKTPLSQESYASETVLLQKMQACLEQMQVFQTELQTSNQKLSAKIREVDSLNCYLHTILCNLSQGVLFVDLNGNVTAYNSAIQHILEIDPQLVLFEKFWKNFDDHLWGFSLKKSLQEKYAPKTSYIPFLSPSGKQYELEIHTTCMLQNSSNQDYSEIDGMQGILILVRDVTEIRRLQLLANRTSRMKILGEMTASVAHEIRNPLGGMEGFASLLQRDLADKPELQKMAGYIVQGTHNLNRLVTQVLDYSRPLHPQFAATELVQLLEELRQHALVDPILSEGIQITLETDAPTLWIQADAQILRAAILNLIVNAVQAMSNQGTLTLKLRQVEEFAIIQVQDTGIGISPQHLEKIFSPSFTTRPTGNGWGLAEVYKAVEIHGGQIEVHSIVQKGSEFSLKLPIKAYK, encoded by the coding sequence ATGCAAGCTGAAAGCACAAACACTCAGACTATCCTTTCCAATCCCTTGCATGAGGTAGAAAAAGCATCCAAAACTCCTCTCTCCCAAGAAAGCTATGCAAGTGAAACCGTCTTATTACAAAAAATGCAAGCTTGCCTGGAGCAAATGCAAGTTTTTCAAACTGAATTGCAAACCTCCAACCAGAAGCTTAGTGCTAAGATACGGGAAGTCGATTCTCTCAATTGTTACCTCCATACAATTCTTTGCAACCTTTCCCAAGGGGTGTTGTTTGTGGACCTTAACGGAAATGTGACCGCTTATAATTCTGCTATTCAGCACATCTTAGAAATTGATCCTCAGCTAGTTCTATTTGAAAAATTTTGGAAAAACTTTGACGATCACTTATGGGGATTCTCTCTTAAAAAATCTCTGCAAGAAAAATATGCTCCTAAAACATCTTATATCCCTTTCCTATCCCCTTCAGGCAAACAATACGAGCTTGAGATTCACACCACCTGTATGCTGCAAAACTCTTCAAATCAGGATTATTCCGAGATAGATGGGATGCAAGGGATCCTTATCCTTGTACGAGATGTCACAGAAATCAGACGTTTACAACTCCTCGCTAACCGTACTAGTCGTATGAAAATTTTGGGAGAGATGACAGCAAGTGTGGCCCACGAAATTCGAAATCCGCTTGGAGGAATGGAGGGATTTGCCTCTTTACTACAAAGGGACTTAGCAGATAAACCAGAGCTTCAAAAAATGGCCGGCTATATCGTCCAAGGAACCCATAATCTGAATCGATTAGTCACGCAAGTCTTGGATTATTCTAGGCCACTACACCCTCAGTTTGCAGCCACTGAACTTGTGCAGCTTTTGGAAGAACTTCGCCAACACGCCTTGGTCGATCCTATCCTAAGTGAAGGGATTCAAATCACTTTAGAAACAGATGCCCCCACCTTATGGATTCAGGCAGATGCCCAAATTTTACGCGCTGCCATCCTTAACCTTATAGTCAATGCCGTTCAAGCCATGTCGAATCAGGGGACTCTCACTTTAAAGCTTAGACAGGTTGAAGAATTTGCCATTATCCAAGTCCAAGATACCGGCATTGGAATTTCCCCTCAACATCTCGAAAAAATTTTTTCCCCCTCTTTTACAACGCGGCCCACAGGAAATGGATGGGGGCTAGCGGAAGTCTATAAAGCCGTCGAAATTCATGGAGGACAGATTGAAGTTCATTCAATTGTTCAAAAAGGGTCAGAATTTTCTTTAAAATTACCCATAAAAGCTTATAAGTAG